The following DNA comes from Naumovozyma dairenensis CBS 421 chromosome 4, complete genome.
ttaaAGTTTCTAAAACGGATGGAAGCGCTTCATCTAGTACTTTGGCTACTTCTGGTGTAGAATATACATTCACTGGCTTACtcatcttttcttcttaagTGTTTAAACTTATAAGGTTAAGATTCCCTCGAATTCGGTAATTGGAATCCTGAATTGATAAGAGAGGTCACTCAGTTACGAATGTTATACTTCTTAGTCCAGCtaattaattgataaattatatttgaatgtTTGATGATAACATAGTGTCACCACAGAAGGGTTACCCGCGGTATGTTGAAGATTTGGCGTAACCACGTAATTACgtatataataatagatgAGTATAAACAATACTTCAATAGGGAAGAGTGAGTAAGTACCTAGATTCGATGGCTATTCATCATTTCACAAAGGCATTCCGGGAAGGATAGCATTGGATCTAGGAGTTGATATAGTACgattattgaatttaacataatatttaatattttttcttcgaaGAAGGAAAGTATTAATGCACCAGACTAGAAAGAAGTGATAAAACATATTCATGGCTATGGATTCCAAGATAGttcaaaattcaaaatatagATATGTATACGGTAAGAATGCGAAAAAGGATCTTcaatatgaaaatattaaggTGACGACGAATCCATGGGATTCAAATCTAATTAAAtgtaatgaaaaattcataGCAGTAAATTGGTTTTCTTCAGGCAGCGTTGGTTCATTTGCCATTTTACGAATAGACCAAGTGGGTAAACTGCCTGATCAAATTTCCCTATTTAAAGGTCATAAATCTCAAATTCTAGATACAGACTTTGATCCATTCAATACCTATAGAATTGCATCTGCATCTGATGATTGTAGCATTGGAATATGGGATATTCCAAAGAATTATTCACCTTCTACATATTTAGATGATGAGGAAAATATACCTAAAGATATTAGTCCGtcctttttcttatatGGGCATGCGAGGAAGGTGGGTcatatattatatcatcCGACAATTCCAAATATATTAGCATCTTCTTCCTTAGATTACTCAGTAAAAATATGGAACATAGGGACAAAGAAGGACGAAATTACATTAAGACATTCAGACATGGTCACTTCAATGTCCTTCTCATATGATGGGGCATATCTGGCCACAATAAGCCGTGATAAGATGTTGCGAATATGGGATATACgtgaaaataaaatcattagTGAAACGAGAGCACATAGAGGTCCTAAGATACAAAGAGTCCTGTGGCTTGGTGATTCAAATTATGTAGTTACCACTGGATTTTCTAAGACATGTGAACGGCAAATTGGACTCTGGAATGCATTCcaattaagaaataatgGAAAGAGCAAATTTTATGGAATTGACCAATCCTCTGGTTTACTAATGCCAttttttgataatcttACCAAAATCTTATACGTTGTCGGGAGGGGTGATGCAAATATTAGATATTatgaattccaaaataatgaattattacaattatCACAGTACCAATCTTTAGAACCACAACGGGGATTTTCCATTTTACCGAGATCTTTGTGTAATGGGAAAGGTAATGAGCTCATGAAATGTTTGAGATTGGTAGATGGTAATCGTATTGTTCCAGTCTCATTTTTCGTGCCACGAAGAGTAGAAGGATttcaaaaggaaaaaactTCAACTAGCTCCAAACCTCAAATAACAATGTCTGCTAGCGAATGGTTCGGTCAAAAATCAGACAAAGTTATAATGTCGAATAAGACAAATGTGCTTAGCTTAAATAACTCTTCCaaatcattaatgaatCCGCGAGGGATCACAGAACATGGAAACGAAAAAAGCTTGTCTGTAACTGATGCCTTTTCACCTCCTACCTCCATCAATGAAGATTCTAATATTTCCATACCATCTTTgagaatttcaaaattacgAAGGAGGGAAGAACCACCATTAGCAAGATCATATCTTAGATCTATATCtagtgaagaagaaaagagaacGAGGAGAAGGATAACCTCTCAGAAAAATAGGCTAATAAGTGGGCTTAGTGACTCCCCCATCAAAAAAGGGGAAGAAATTTTACGTCCTGAAGAGGAGAGTTCTTCTGTGAACCTTACAGAAGCTGAAGACCGAAAAGTAGCAAAGATTACGCCACAGGTAGCTGCCACAAGCACTGAAGAACCTTCAATAAAACAGCTTTCCAATACGCTCAAATGGAATGATAACCAAATTGGTGTTTCCCTAAGTATCAATACGCCTAACACTAAAATTGCTTCAATAGACATAAAAAAGCAGAGCAATTCTCTAGGATCAACTCTTGCAATTCACATATCAATGAACGCATTAACATTCAATATGCAATCTGAAAACTTATTTAGAGACTCAGTCTTGGATAATATCGCTTCCTTAGGAAACCACGTCACTACTCTTGAAgataatttaaaatatcttcaaGACATGGATACTTCACATTTGGCTCGTCTGAGGAGTTTAGAACAAAAGATTCAAATACTCGAAGAAAAGACAGCTCGCGATTGATATCGATTCCCCCTTAATTATTTATGCGCACTTagtattttcattatagaCTCTATAGACACTACTCAATAAATGTAACATTATTAACTGTACTTTTCCAAAAACAAAATCTATATTACTCTTTGGTTTAAATTCGTGTGACGTTTCAAATTAACTGACACAGTTccttttgaaatatttgcGGCGCCGAACgaagagaaaaaaagtgaaaaaatttttaaatgaaaaaatcttTCAGTAAGGGCATCGCTCGATGTATCGACAAGAGTCAAACAGGtgagaaaagaaaaactataAATACGTTGACAAGATCCCATTCCAAATCTGAGTCGAAAACGATCTTTCCCATTagttcaaattttttcttttgtctTGTATTCCTAATATCTTGGGCTTGTACATTTTCTTCTCAATATGGTGGCTATTTATTTCTGTCcctttcatcatcttgttctttttaaagaattaacAAAATATAAGTGATAACTCATTTTCCAGATACCCCTTCAACTATaaacatataataatgGCTGCTGTCAGAGATTACAAAACTGCTCTTGAACACTTAAAGACCTATCCAAAGAAAGATGGGTTATCCGTTCAAGAATTAATGGATTCAAACACGAGAGGTGGTTTGACTTACAATGATTTCTTGATCTTACCAGGTTACGTTGGTTTCGGTTCTACTGATGTAGTCTTACGAACTAGATTAACCAAGAAAATCGCTTTAAACACGCCATTTGTTTCATCTCCTATGGATACTGTTACTGAAGCTGATATGGCTATTCATATGGCATTATTAGGTGGTATTGGTATCATTCATCACAATTGTTCTCATGATGAACAAGCCGCTATGGTTAGAAAAGTTAAGAAGTACGAAAATGGGTTCATTAACTCTCCTATTGTCGTTTCTCCCCAAACTACTATTGCTGAAGCTAGACAAATGAAGCAAGATTACGGCTTTTCTGGTTTTCCAGTTACTGGTATGTTCtaacatttttattttacttttattattgttccTTCGattgttgattttgttATACTgatcttttattttatatttggTCCAATTTtcgaaaaatataaagagaAAACGTGTTCAATGAAAAGTCCAAtttttaatgatgattaatcttttttatttaataactTTCGTTCTACTGACTGTGATCAAACGATCTTGTAGATAACTTTTACTCTGAAAATACTTTCCAATAGACagttttcctttttattttttgcaTTAAGGGATCAGAATATAAGCAAAAGAggaaatacaaaaaaaatcaatatattttttttcaaggATATTTTTACTAACTTTTagaattttaatatttgttaAAATCTAACTatcaatttagaaaatggtCAATTCCCAGGTAAATTATTAGGTATAGTTACTTCTCGTGATATTCAATTCGTTGAAGATGCTACTTTACCAGTTTCTGAAATTATGACCAAGGATCCAGTTACCAGTTTGCATGGTATTACTTTGTCTGAAGGTAATGAAATCCTaagaaagattaagaagggtaaattattaattgtcgatgaagaaaacaacTTAGTCTCAATGCTTTCAAGAGCtgatttaatgaaaaatcaaaactaCCCATTAGCTTCCAAATCTGCTACTACCAAACAATTATTATGTGGTGCTTCCATTGGTACTTTGCCAACAGACAGAATTAGATTGACTAAATTAGTCGAAGCTGGTTTAGATGTCGTTGTCATTGACTCTTCTCAAGGTAACTCTCTTTTCCAAATTGAAATGTTGAAATGGATCAAACAAACATACCCAGACTTAGAAGTCATTGCAGGTAACGTTGCCACTAGAGAACAAGCTGCTAATTTGATTGCTGCCGGTTGTGATGGTTTAAGAATCGGTATGGGCTCTGGTTCTATTTGTATTACTCAAGAAGTTATGGCTTGTGGTAGACCACAAGGTACTGCTGTTTACAACGTTTGTCAATTTGCTAACCAATTCGGTGTTCCATGTATGGCCGATGGTGGTGTTGCTAACATTGGTCACATTGTTAAAGCTATTGCCCTAGGTGCCTCCACCGTGATGATGGGTGGTATGCTTGCTGGTACTACTGAATCTCCAGGTGAATACTTCTTTAGAGACGGTAAGAGATTAAAATCTTACCGTGGTATGGGTTCCGTTGATGCAATGAATAAAGGTGCTGCGTCTGCATCCCGTTATTTCTCTGAAGATGACAAGGTCTTTGTTGCTCAAGGTGTTGCTGGTTCTGTCGTTGACAAGGGTTCTATCAAGAAGTTCATCCCATACTTATACAATGGTCTACAACATTCTTGTCAAGATATTGGTGTTACTTCTGTTAATGCCTTACGTGAAGAAGTTCAAAGCGGTAACGTCAGGTTTGAATTTAGAACAGCTTCTGCCCAATTGGAAGGTGGTATTAATAACTTACATTCTTATGAAAAACGTTTACATAACTGAGAGAGTTTGtgaaaattcaattttatttaggTGAACACACGTAAAAAAATAGATTATTTAAACGATATTCCATTtaatcatatatataatgtcATTTTGTATACTACATTAATAAACAggttttttcaattttgattcttcttattttcatttacTAAATGACGGACTAAGGTTCTGTCGCTAGACGAAAGGTTATGTCTCCACGACACAAGATACACTGGCTGAGCCACTATTTAAACGTCAATAATGAACCAAGATATTGGATACAATAAAGTAATGTGTGGTGGCTACCAGTTATCCAAGCTTTTGTTAAGCAAGTAAAAATACAAGTAATagaaattagaaagaaAGCCAAAGAAAGACATAAAGACTACTCCACAAAATGCCGAATGGTTCTAATATAAAGGGCCGTTTCAGAATGCTATATTCTCTTGCAACGCAATTTTTACCAATGAAATAGTATGTTTACTCCTTTGGGTAATAATTCGctatcaaaagaaaatgttcaaagaaaattacTTTTTGGAGCAGTACGTGAAGACAGAAAGACAGCAAGCACCACTGTCTAGATTATAAAGCATATATTTCCTGAAAGTTAATATGTATAGTTTGTTTGAACAACATGTCAGTTCTCCAAAGATTTTCACAAGGATACTGAAGAATGTTTCAACCTCAACACCATCGTTAAGAGTAAATCAATGCAATCTagtttaaaagaaaaacttgCTGGTTAACGagtatatattcaaatgaatTCAACACCAATATTCCTGATTCGTAACAAGTTTTTGAACAAAGTGTTATGCTCCCTAGTCATATAAATCcgaatattttttctatcCCCAAGTTAATAACCTATACAAACGTTCTCGAGTTAAATGaatcaaaaagaaaagtatTCTTTAAAGTACATATTAACCATTAACCTATATAATGTCCGAGTACCAATGCCTTAATATGATCTTCTACTTTCAACCTTCACCTCACATATCGTATACTTTTATTGATAACGATgtattcatttttcttgtcTATGATTAAATGTATGACATGcttataaaagaaataaagtTTTAAAAAAACGCGAGAACTGGAAACAGGAAACAGTTCTATGCGACctcaaagaaataaaatgtaTGCTAATGTTCAATATCCAATCAATGTGAATCGAgtcttgttgttttttattatccATTCCCCTTCGAATGCTAATGTGACGTTCTTAACTTGCTGtgagaaaaaatcaaaatatgtGATGAATTTTTCCCTCCTTATTTTCCATTGTCATTTTTATCTCTATCTCCTCACAATgtgaatatttattatgttTTTTTGGTTCTTTTATCTTAGATTTAAAAGTCCATTTCTTCGATTTTACCAGATGCAAACATGGTGTTCAAATCAGCGGCACCgaatttattacttttaatatcttgatcaatattttgtaatttttgttcAACACTTTCTTCCCACATTTCCAAAGTGGAACCAGATTCATAGAATGAAGAAGTACAGTTCTTTTCTAACATTGGAGGAGCAGTGTTCATAGTTGGTAATGGAACACGCTTGAATTCAGGGACAACGGTAGTAGCAGCTTGTGCTCTGTTTGCTTCTTCGACTTCTTGTTGATGGCTCATGGCAAGATGATGTCTTATTCTGTCAGCCGCAGAGTTAACATCCTTTAAGTATtctaattttgatttttcgTCCATTGTcatattgattttttttgacTTTATAGTTTTGATGAAAAGCTAGTTTcccttttttatttgttttgtAAGTATGGTCActgaaagaaattaaatacCAAGACCAACGAAATAATGAGAACAATacatttgaagataaattgGAGATTGTTTAAGTTGATCGGTCCTTCTTTTCCTTATATAGCCTTTctaattaatgattttcttttctttaaacgGAAACCGTTGAGGAGGAGAGGCGGTGCCGTTAAGCGCGGAGGGGTGTGGGTTTcctgaaaataaataatgttgTCTGGGTGCTATTTGTTTACTTTGAGTGGGTGTCTGGGTCATATTGTAAACAACTCGTTTTAAGTGACcaaaatattgttttagCCGCTAAGGTCCCAAAGTTTTGAATACATCTAATCTAATACTTAAGGATAAGTTATTTTTGCTTAATGAAGCATAGGACATgtaattaaaaaataaataaataaactatAGTGTTGCATGGTTTTATATCTCAACTATTCATAAGTTTTAAAGTTTAGGGTTCTTAACTGTCTACATAATGCGCGGGGAACTATGGCCATTGTGGTTCTACAACAATGTTCAGAGATCCGGGAAGCAGAGggagaaaaagaaatgcATTCCAGTAAGGTAATCACCATTTATAGTATTATACAAACAAACTAGTGATTAATTGTTTCCTGATTTTCTCTTAGGCGAACCATAACATTATCTTCAGGACGTAAATCAGGAACTTGATATCCTTGCGTAACTTTTTGTCTTACTCTACTACCTACAGTAGCTAACACATTCTTATATTCATGTTGATTCTGATATTGTTCCTTCtgattttctaaattaatACCACCCATACTATGTTGTAACCCCTCGATAtcttgataaatattttgattaGAAGACATTTTCCTTAATAGTTATTGGTTCGTGATTTGCTTTTTTTGTAGAAACTAATCTGTGTGCTTGTATGGTAATGTTGTTTTTTGATGTCCTTAAATAACCAGTAAGACCCCCCACTTATATATACACGATTCTATATCAAATGAGTCTCTATCTTTTTTTAAGCCTCTAGTTCAAGGGATTCTTCAACACCCTTTTAATATGGGAGTTCCGCATTTCCACTAAATGGAACGGTATCGGCCCCTTATAGCGCGGGTAACAAGCGCCATGGTAAGAAAACTAAGTGACACATTCTACTGAGGGAacattaaagaatatatgaaaataaaatgaagatattaaagaaaaaagtgcatattttattcaattttgatttgaaaattttaaatagatatatagagataaaaaaataactataaataaagaaaaaagtttACAtcttaatcttttttttattcaaaagtTTCATATCTGAATCCAAAGAATGGGTATGATTATTGTTTCACTTTTCCAAATTAAAGAGTTGGAAAGGTTTCAACATTGGCCTTAACTGGTTCAATCTTTTCCTTTGGTAATGAATAACCACCACCAATGGAGCTTCTTACTCTATCAGCTAAGTTGACAATGTAATTATTGAAGACTTGTTCATCCCCATATAGATCCTTTTGTTGTTCAATGGTCATATCATGTAATTTTTGTTCAGCTAGAGGAATAGTTTCAGTAGCGGTAGATGTAGAAGTAGAAGCTGgcatttttattttttattttgttgagTGTTGGCCTATTGAAAGTTTGGATACAATTAATTGATGTTCTTGTTTTTATGATAAATACttaaaaattaaagagaAAGTTCCAATTGGGGAAGAATAGTGCAAAGAATATTAGACGCTTTTATATGTCAAGAAAATATGAGatcaaaatttcatttgggaatatttttccatgaaatattttttgttggaGCTCAGCTGTcttgaaagaatattttccTCTACGCCTGAGGAACTATGGAAACCAAAAGTGTGTTATGCGGCACTTTGTTAGGGAGCCTGTTTTTCTGGTGCCTGGGTTCTCGTTGCCGTGGTGACGGAACGAGGAAGACTTTTTTATTCGCTTCACTAAATTCGGAAAAACAATACAATTCTCGATAAACTTTGTACGTATATATGTGGCATGCTACGAAACTTCTCGGGTGGGTCTTGGATTCCAGTTTCATTGTTTACAAAACGCTACTTATGCGTGTTTACGTAATCGAAGAATACTGATTTCACCATCTTGAAGTAGCTGATTCAGAGCATATAGAGGACTTATTCATAAAGCTACTTACATACGTACATCATACCTTGGGAATAAATCTGTTACCCATATCAAACATGAATAAAATACCTTTACTGTTATTATGAATCGATAGATCATGTATGGTATccataatatattcatatcGTATTCTGCCATAAAAAAATGTGGGGAGTTTGGAATGTGTAAACGGCGTATAACACATATTGTCCGGTGCAAAAGACTGATAGATTccttttttcaatctttttACATATGCCGAACCAGGTTGATAActtgaagaaaacattttaCCACACCAATATATCGattctatttttttattatttaaccCATTATGTTACATTATGTAGCATTATAAAGGTAGTTTTTTGAGTCAGTAAACAAAATTGATCATATATAGTGACGCTAAAATATAAAAGGCTGTGGGCGccttaaaatatttactaTTGCTCTTTCGAGTGaacaaaattaaaattaagGTTACATCGAGTGCTCTAATAAaagcaaataataatgggaTATTCTAGCAAAGCTATTACGGGCTTGTTTGCGCAAAAACCGTTGTGAAAACTAGTAACCCATTAAGATTATACGTTGTTCTCACTTAATCTTATCcaaatattgattattCTCCGTCGAATTTTCAACGAGAAATAACTCGCGCACTCTGGGAAGAAAAATAGGAGATTTTGCCACCTCGATAGGAATAGCACCCCATACCAATTGATAATTGCAAAATTTTCTcagagaagaaaagagaagacAAGACAGTACGTacttacatatatatatttatgttCTATGTACTATTCCTTTTACTAAATACGTATATATAGGAAATCAAGAATCAAGCAAAAATGGCCACTATCCTTAAGGCATTGAAAGAGCAAGAAGTTATTCCAGACGTGATTAAGAATGAGCAATTCCAACCCGTCGGTGAGTTTGCCATCAAATACACTACCGAAGAATCAAAAGTTTTGAATGCTCAATTGGGTAGTTATCTTACTCCATTGGAAGCCAAGTCCAAGCCAACTACTATCAATGTTAAATTCTTTGATGAAAGCTTAGACTTGGAACACGACAGATTCACCTTCGTGATGACAGATCCTGATGCTCCTTCTAGAACTGATAAAACATACAGTGAATATTGTCATTACGTGGAAACTGATATCGATTTGTCTAAGGCAGATGCGGAAGGCTGGAGACCAATCGGCAATGGTAAAGTCGTGTCTTCTTATATTGGTCCTGGCCCACCACCAAAGACAGGCAAGCATAGATACGTCTTCTTGCTATACAAACAACCAAGAGACTTGACAAAATTCACTGAAGTTAAAGGTCAGTTTAACTGGGGATATGGTATCCCAGGTGTTGGTGCTAATAAATGGGCCAGCGAAAACAAGTTGGACTTGGTGGCTGcagattttttcttctctgAAAACACCGATTAATGAGTGTGTGTGTAAATATACACGTTTATAGATCTAAACATGCTATTAATTAAAAACCATTTTCAGCTTCCACGTGAACTATGATATATATCATTCATAAATCTGACCTTTGTCGCACAtgctttttttcttgttgaaGCTGTATATAATTTGCCACCCAAAGGCCCATCCAAAAAAGACGGTTATATCTTTAGTTAGCCGCCCAGCCCTCTCTCCTCCCATAATCCGTCCGcgaaagaaaaatacatGTAGAAACTTTGGGTTGCAAGCTACTTTCCATCGTTTTCTAGAAAGGCTACAACTTCATCTCAAAGGGAAGAGACTCCTAAAATGGTTATATTTTCAGGTAACTCAACCCTCTAACGTATGAAGGAAGAACATATCTAAACTCTACTTTGAAAAAGGTCATCACAAAAGTCAAAAGGCTAACTACATATTTACTCAGAAAAGCTGGTTtccatttttctttaaaccTTATTCTTTTTAGTGAGACCACATTATGAACATAACGCAAGACAAATCAACTCCatcctcatcttcatcagcTTCTCCAATATCGACATcacaagaaagaaaaggcTTACCTGAGCAATTAATTCAAGCAAAGCATGACTGGTTTTTATCCAGTATTGGGAATTTCACATGGGTAATCATATATTTCTGTACAGGCTCAACGATGTTTGTCTTAAAGGGTATATCATACATTTTAACTCTTTTCCTTTTACAAATTCCAGGTAAAATCATTCATTCAGCAAATAAGATGCGGTTTACTATTTCATTCACTGTTATCTTAACAGTCATAGCAATCTTAATCTATATCACATACTGTATTGTAAAGGCAAGGGTATTATCACagtataaaaaattaacaCCTGACGAAGATAGTCTCCTTATGAATCAAAACATTGGTGCAGGTACGAATAGAGAAGCAGGTTCGACACCTCTTAATCGATCggaaaatatgaaaaatcgtaattcaaataatatcaatgatGATACTTTCTTATCATCTTACTTGGACCAATTTTTAAGCGCTATAAAAATTTTTGGGTATTTGGAAAAACCTGTTTTCCATGCATTAACTAAGAATATGAAAACTCAAAAACTAGATGAAGGTGAaatcttattattagataattCTATCGGATTTGCAATAGTTGTAGAGGGGACTTTGCAAGTTTTCCATGAAGTAGAACAAACTGCTGATGAAATAGTTAGAAATGAAGCTAGAGATGACATTACGGAACATGAATCAGTTTTACGAGTAGAAGCACTCactaataatgataatgaggATCTTACTACTTATAATAGTGGCATCTCAGATTCAGACTCGGATTCAGACTTTGATTCGGACGATGAATCGTCAGGTTACATTCGGTTGAAAAACGGATTAGGtaaatttcaattattaaatacaGTTAAACCAGGTAATCCAATATCTTCCTTAGTAAATATTCTGAACTTGTTTACATCTGCAAACCCTAATGCATCGCCTTATAATATAAATGGCTCAAGGTCCGATAGTAATGATAGAGGGAACTCAAACAACATTGACATGCAATTACAATTTGGTAAATTCACTTTAAATAGTGACAACGCGACTTCTAGCTGTCCAACACCATCTATGGATACAACGCCTCCCCTTCAATCTTCTGAACATATTCCAGCTCTATTATCACCATATTCTATCCCAAAGGTCGTTGCCCGTGCTAGTACAGACTGTACCATTGCAATAATTCCACCTCAGGCGTTTGCTAGATTGACTGCTAAATATCCTAGATCTGCTTCACATatgattcaaatgattttaGCCAAATTATACAACGTGACCTTTCAAACAGCACATAATTATTTGGGTTTGACTCGTGAAATTATGGATATTGAACTATCCTTGAATCGTTCAGTCAAATATGAACTTccttattatttaaaagaaaccGTCATTAGAAAATCCAAGGCTTCTAATTCGGAAATTAAACATAATGATAGTAATCGCCATGCAAGAAAATCAAGTTTTGAATCCAGTAAACCAAGATTAGATTCTAAGACTACATCGTTATCCAACGATAACCTTCAAGCACCCATCCCAGCAAAACCGAGCCGGAACTCTATGGTAATCGGTTCGAGACATGTTGTTCTAGATTCAAGAGATCACTTAAACCCAGGTGACTTGTTATCAAATGTACCACTATCTAGAAAAGAATACAATGATGACACTCCAGCAAGAGATTCAAAGTCGCCAAATCAATGGACGTCAAAGGCAAACGCCTCACACGATCATATAGATACGAAAAAACATTTAAAATCATACGACCGTCCTAAgctcaaaaaaaattatcaaaatggATCTTCCGCAAGTTTCATTAAGACATTGAAAACAAAGCATGGAATGAATGAGGACATAAAGACAAGATCATTTTCAGCAGCTCAGGAGGAAACAGAAGACTCTTCTGTTCGGATGGCTGTTACTGAAGCATTTTTTGCTTTTATGGGAGTTAGCCAATCTAATATGTCAGCCGCGAACCCAGAGACTTCCTTCACTGACAGTAACACTAACCTAGGCAGGAGTGTCCACCGCTCATCCGAAATTTCATTGGATCCTTCCATAGGATCCTCTGTGACACATCAAACAACACTACGAATCTTGCCAAGTGAATACACTATCACTTCAAGAAGACAAATGAAACgtaacaagaaaaagaaaccatataaagaagaaatttcatctaatttagATTTCGACTCTGctaaaaatgaatttgcTCAAGGACTTCAATTGAAGTTTTTCAAACAAGGATCCAATATTGTTGAAGCAAACTCCGATGGGAAAGGTATGTTTTACGTTATTTCTGGTAAAATATCAGTCTCAACATCCAGCGATAGCGATGATCATCCAACcaataagaaaaatcatAAAATAGAACATACACTCTTCTCGATAGGAAGTGGTGGTATCGCTGGTTATCTTTCTGGGATTGTAGGTTATAAATCCTTTGTTAATTTAAAAGCACAAACAGATGTATACGTTGGGTTTTTACCAAATAAAGTAATTGAACGATTATGCGACAAATACTTCTTGATATATCTACGTATCGCTGAGACTTTGAGCGGTTTACTCTCTTCAAGAATGTTGAAACTAGATCATGCTTTAGAATGGGTTCATCTTTCTGCATCAGAGACATTATTTTCGCAAGACGATCCCGCAAATGGTATATATGTAGTTTTGAACGGTAGATTAAGACAATTGCAAGAAAGGAAGAGAAATACAACAAATGATGTGAATGAAGCAATTACTCATCATGACAGCAAGAAAGAtaagatgaagaattctACAACATATCCAGTGGTTGTGGGA
Coding sequences within:
- the IMD4 gene encoding IMP dehydrogenase IMD4 (similar to Saccharomyces cerevisiae IMD4 (YML056C) and IMD3 (YLR432W); ancestral locus Anc_4.312) encodes the protein MAAVRDYKTALEHLKTYPKKDGLSVQELMDSNTRGGLTYNDFLILPGYVGFGSTDVVLRTRLTKKIALNTPFVSSPMDTVTEADMAIHMALLGGIGIIHHNCSHDEQAAMVRKVKKYENGFINSPIVVSPQTTIAEARQMKQDYGFSGFPVTENGQFPGKLLGIVTSRDIQFVEDATLPVSEIMTKDPVTSLHGITLSEGNEILRKIKKGKLLIVDEENNLVSMLSRADLMKNQNYPLASKSATTKQLLCGASIGTLPTDRIRLTKLVEAGLDVVVIDSSQGNSLFQIEMLKWIKQTYPDLEVIAGNVATREQAANLIAAGCDGLRIGMGSGSICITQEVMACGRPQGTAVYNVCQFANQFGVPCMADGGVANIGHIVKAIALGASTVMMGGMLAGTTESPGEYFFRDGKRLKSYRGMGSVDAMNKGAASASRYFSEDDKVFVAQGVAGSVVDKGSIKKFIPYLYNGLQHSCQDIGVTSVNALREEVQSGNVRFEFRTASAQLEGGINNLHSYEKRLHN
- the NDAI0D04760 gene encoding uncharacterized protein (similar to Saccharomyces cerevisiae HUG1 (YML058W-A)), with protein sequence MPASTSTSTATETIPLAEQKLHDMTIEQQKDLYGDEQVFNNYIVNLADRVRSSIGGGYSLPKEKIEPVKANVETFPTL
- the NDAI0D04730 gene encoding uncharacterized protein (similar to Saccharomyces cerevisiae CRN1 (YLR429W); ancestral locus Anc_4.309), producing the protein MAMDSKIVQNSKYRYVYGKNAKKDLQYENIKVTTNPWDSNLIKCNEKFIAVNWFSSGSVGSFAILRIDQVGKLPDQISLFKGHKSQILDTDFDPFNTYRIASASDDCSIGIWDIPKNYSPSTYLDDEENIPKDISPSFFLYGHARKVGHILYHPTIPNILASSSLDYSVKIWNIGTKKDEITLRHSDMVTSMSFSYDGAYLATISRDKMLRIWDIRENKIISETRAHRGPKIQRVLWLGDSNYVVTTGFSKTCERQIGLWNAFQLRNNGKSKFYGIDQSSGLLMPFFDNLTKILYVVGRGDANIRYYEFQNNELLQLSQYQSLEPQRGFSILPRSLCNGKGNELMKCLRLVDGNRIVPVSFFVPRRVEGFQKEKTSTSSKPQITMSASEWFGQKSDKVIMSNKTNVLSLNNSSKSLMNPRGITEHGNEKSLSVTDAFSPPTSINEDSNISIPSLRISKLRRREEPPLARSYLRSISSEEEKRTRRRITSQKNRLISGLSDSPIKKGEEILRPEEESSSVNLTEAEDRKVAKITPQVAATSTEEPSIKQLSNTLKWNDNQIGVSLSINTPNTKIASIDIKKQSNSLGSTLAIHISMNALTFNMQSENLFRDSVLDNIASLGNHVTTLEDNLKYLQDMDTSHLARLRSLEQKIQILEEKTARD
- the SML1 gene encoding ribonucleotide reductase inhibiting protein SML1 (similar to Saccharomyces cerevisiae YLR437C and SML1 (YML058W); ancestral locus Anc_4.316), with translation MTMDEKSKLEYLKDVNSAADRIRHHLAMSHQQEVEEANRAQAATTVVPEFKRVPLPTMNTAPPMLEKNCTSSFYESGSTLEMWEESVEQKLQNIDQDIKSNKFGAADLNTMFASGKIEEMDF
- the NDAI0D04770 gene encoding YbhB/YbcL family Raf kinase inhibitor-like protein (similar to Saccharomyces cerevisiae YLR179C) — protein: MATILKALKEQEVIPDVIKNEQFQPVGEFAIKYTTEESKVLNAQLGSYLTPLEAKSKPTTINVKFFDESLDLEHDRFTFVMTDPDAPSRTDKTYSEYCHYVETDIDLSKADAEGWRPIGNGKVVSSYIGPGPPPKTGKHRYVFLLYKQPRDLTKFTEVKGQFNWGYGIPGVGANKWASENKLDLVAADFFFSENTD